Proteins encoded together in one Vigna angularis cultivar LongXiaoDou No.4 chromosome 5, ASM1680809v1, whole genome shotgun sequence window:
- the LOC108339123 gene encoding uncharacterized protein LOC108339123, with protein MDELACGSCCCSRNVMGNCELPSILLKVSLLLSQATGLLNIFQPNGCRKPEMTRTQPNGESSNVPSLVRDLETITSALQQQGAALVQQHETALQQLEATRLSSEASQREHVEALRTSPDEADLWIRNMEKIFDAKNCSSETRLAYSEYQLFGEAIHWWDNMKLVLQEGSEIITWEVSKNKFYAEYFPDSVRHAKEVEFLQLVQGDKSVAEYADKFKQLGRFYTQPSNEEWRCRKFKNGLRADIQLAVNPLAIKEFSALVEHAKVAQRLRREMEVQ; from the exons ATGGATGAGCTTGCTTGTGGATCTTGTTGCTGCAGCAGGAACGTGATGGGCAACTGTGAGCTCCCTTCAATTCTTCTCAAAGTCAGCCTCCTTCTCTCCCAAGCTACTGGTTTGCTCAACATCTTCCAGCCAAATGGATGCAGAAAACC AGAAATGACTCGCACACAACCCAACGGTGAATCCTCTAATGTGCCTAGCTTGGTAAGAGATTTGGAGACTATCACATCTGCTCTTCAACAACAGGGCGCTGCTTTAGTGCAACAGCACGAAACTGCTCTACAACAATTAGAAGCGACTAGGCTAAGTTCTGAAGCCAGTCAAAGAGAACATGTGGAAGCCTTAAG AACAAGTCCGGATGAGGCTGATTTATGGATAAGGAATATGGAAAAGATTTTTGATGCGAAAAATTGTTCATCAGAAACTAGGTTGGCATATTCCGAGTATCAGCTGTTCGGAGAAGCAATACACTGGTGGGACAACATGAAGCTAGTATTACAGGAAGGTAGTGAGATTATTACCTGGGAAGTTTCTAAGAATAAATTTTACGCTGAGTACTTTCCGGACAGTGTAAGACATGCAAAAGAGGTGGAATTCTTGCAGCTCGTGCAAGGTGACAAGTCGGTGGCTGAGTATGCAGACAAATTCAAACAGTTGGGACGTTTCTACACCCAACCATCAAATGAAGAATGGAGgtgtagaaaatttaaaaatggattGAGAGCAGACATACAACTAGCCGTGAACCCTTTAGCTATTAAAGAGTTTTCTGCTTTAGTTGAACATGCCAAAGTTGCGCAAAGGTTAAGGAGGGAGATGGAAGTTCAGTAG